The nucleotide window ATAGGTGGAATCTTCCATCAAGCCGGTAACCGTAATAGAGTCCCTGGCGCCGGCCGGGCCGGGAAGCGGCTCGCCGTCCAGTTTGTAGGCGGAATCGAAATTGAGATAAGTGATTTCCTCCATGGCGACCCGCATATCATATTCGGCGGCGCGGCCAGAGGGGTCGTCATCGGAGGGCGCCGTCCAGGTCAGTTTAATGGAGTTGGGGGTCACTTCGCTGACGGTCAAGTCGGTGATATTGGAGGGGGGATTCCCCTCATCATCCTGGTCAACCCCGCCGCCCCCTTTGGAGCAGGAAATGACGAAGACTGTTAAAGCGAACAATAAAAAGCGCTTAAGAAATTTGCCTAACATAGATTCTCCCGGAGCAGGTAAGAGCAACTGTAACGTATGAATAATATAGCGGTTGCCGGGCGGAAGGCAAACGGAATTCCTGTTGCCGGCTGATTGGTGTTCGTCAGGGGCCCGGATTTGATTATTTCGATGTCAAAATCGGCAGGAACTCAATCCAGGGACCGACCTCTTCTTTATACTGCTTTGCCATAACCCGGGCAATCTGCGCCAGATGAGCCAGGTCATGCGCTACCCAGGTCGATAAGAGTTGCCGCAAAGTCACCTTGCCGAACTTGGGATGGATTCCTTCGAAAGCAAGCATTTGCTCATTGATTTTCCTGGAGAGAAGAGTCCTGATACTCTTTTTTCTTTCTTCTTTGAATTCTGCCAGAAGCATCTCCAGCGATTTTCCCTTGCTTTCATCAAATTGCGCGAAACGGTCAAAGGGGGTAAACCGTTTGTCCGGCATATCGCTAAGGATTATCTCCATCCGCGCTATCCAGTCGGTCCGCTCGCCATGCAGAAAATGCCCGACTATGTCGTACGGCGACCAGGAATCGCCCCCTTCGTTAACGCCCGTCCATTCCTCGGAGAGTCCCGAGAGCATGACTTCCAGAACGCCCGGAGTTCGTTGCAGTATCTCTATTGATTTCTCAAGTTCAAAAGGCATAAGTAAAACCTCGGTTTCCTGATTTGACTGTCTCAAAAATTTACGCAGTCAATATCACTTTGATTCAAAAATCTGACACTGCGCCATTTGAAATTCCGTATATGCATAATATATATTGGACACCAGTTTCACAATTAACAGAGGGTATTCTTATGCGGGAAATTAAATTGGAATTTCCGTCGGGATACGACCAGAAGACACAGGCGATAGTGGGACTTTTTGCGGCGCAATTCGACGATATGTTGCGGCGGCTGAAAAAAGTGGTGGAAGAGCTGGAAGTGCGACATCTGGAGTGGCAGCCTGCTCCGGGAATGAACACGGTCGGGATGCTTCTGGCGCACCTGGCGTTGACCGAGGTATGGTGGATAAATATCGCCGCCAGGGAGATACCGAGCCGTCCGGACGGTCAGAAAATTCTCGATGAGCTGTTCGGCATCCCGAATTTTGATGATGGACTCCCTCTGGCAGCTGAGGGGAAACATCCCGAAGTATTAACGGGATTGACGCTATCCGACTATATCCGGTATCTGGATATCGCCCGACAGAAAGTTCATTCCGAATTGCGCGGATGGAAAGATTTGCAACTGCAGGAATCCTTCAAAATGCCGGATGCGAGTATTACCCGCGAATGGACCTTGTACCATGTTCTGGAGCATTTTGCCAGTCATTACGGACAGGTGCAGATGCTGAAACATCTGATGCGGAATGCCGGGGTGCTGGAGAAGAAGTAAGAGATTGTTCGATGGCGTTTGTTGTGTCAGGAAATCCGCCGAGGCGGACTGATACCGCCTTTGAGTGGCGTTTCAATGGCAGTGTCAGAAATAGTGGCAGGTCACAATTTCGCTCTATAAGAGCAACGAAATCACGTGCTTCGCACCTGGTTGCGCGAAATCAAGACCTGCCGCAACTTTGAATGGCGATTCATGTGTCAGGAAATCCGCCGAGACGGACCGACACCGCCTTTGAGGGGCGTTTCAATGGCAGAGGCAGGAAGAGCGGCAGGTCACAATTTCGCTCTATAAGAGCAACGAAATCACGTGCTTCGCACCTGGCAGCGCGAAATCAAGACCTGCCGCAACTTTGAAAATCTTCCAAGCCTTATGCGCATCGCGTGGCGCCAGTGGCGGTTTTGTCAATCTGGAGTTATAGTGTCGGGCCGTGCAGCCAATTAATGACCGTTGTGTTAATCCGTGGTCCGGAAATTGATTTTCTTATGGCTGCCGTCGCAGAAAGGGCGATTCTGTGTATGCCCGCAGCGGCAGAGGGAGAAGCGGTTCCCCTCCTTTATCACGGCGCCGTTGGCGGCGACAATCTTGACCGGTCCTTCCACGAAAAGCGGACCGTTGGGGCGTTCCGTAATTTTTACAACTTCAGTCTTTGACTCCGATGGAGCGCTGTCGGGACGCTCATAGGTCAATGCCCCGGTCGGGCAGGTCATTACCACCTCCGCGATTTTATCGGCATCGGCCGCATTTATAGAAATCCAGGGGCGGGCGGAGAGGTTGAACACCTGCGGTAATCCCCGCAGGCAGTTGCCGGTATGAATGCAAAGCCGCGGCTCCCAGCGGACGACAATACGGTCATTGCGGTACTCTTTCGAAACTCCCGATTTCATCCGTTCTTCATCATTCATTCTGATATCCCATGATTACTGCTTTTCCGTTTCCCTATATTCCGCAATCAAACCATCAATGTCAAGCGGATGAGTATATAGAATTGTATCTCCTTTGGGACCGCGGGGCCATTCTTCGCGGGGGCGGTCGATATATAATTCGATGCCGTTTTCATCCGGGTCTCGCAGATAAATGGCTTCGCTTACGCCATGGTCAGCGGCGCCTTCGATAGGCCAGTTATGACGCTGCAACCTGAGGATAGCCCGGGTAAGTTCCTTGCGGCTTGGCAGCAAAATCGCAAAATGATACAGCCCGGTCGACCCGCGCGGTGGAGGCGAACCGCCCTGGGACTCCCAGATGTTCAGTCCGATTTGGTGATGATAACCGCCGGCTGAAAGGAAGGCAGCGCTCTGTCCCATACGCGCCGTTACCTCGAACCCGAGCACTTCGGTGTAGAATCTTACCGAGCGCTCAAGGTCGGATACTTTGAGATGCACATGTCCTATTCTGGTTTCAGCCGCGATAGGAAGGTTAATCTTGTCATCCATATCCGCCTCGTTTTTGATATCACGCCTGCTTCTTCAATTTATCGACCCGGCATATCAGATAAAAAGCCTAATGTAACAAGCAGTACGCCGCAATAAAAGTTACGTCTCATAATATACGGCTTCCGGGGGGAATGGAATTCCAAAAAATGGAAGCAGGGTCTCATGCTCGAAGACCCTGCTTTAAGTAAGTCCTAAGGTGGGAATTTATTAAAACGGCTGGATGGCGCCGTAGAGGTCGTTAAAAGTGATACAAAGGGTGGCAACAAATACTACCGCGGCGACAATCCATTTGAAAGGGAACCGTTTCTTAGCGCGATACATTACCATATTATCATCTCCATTCTTTTCTGTTTCCAAGGACTCTTTGAGCAAGGGGTATGCCGAAAGCCGCAGAATCTCTCCTCCCGCGTAACTCGTTGAGATTCAATGAATGTATTCTTCAGGCTCTGCCCGGCGGTTTCATCGGTTGCCGTTCAGGTTGAACCTGGTTGCATACGATTCTCAGCAAAAACGTTAACAATCCGCTGGTGACGATGCCGCGGGGTGAACTATTAAGGGAGGTAAAATGGACAACTTAATAGGGCGTCTCACCGCCGAACTGGCGGAAAAGGATGCGGAAATTCCGGAAACTCTGCTGGAGAAGATAAATCGAAACATTGCGCCACCGGAGAGGGTGACGGCAGAGATGGTCCATATCCGGGCAATGTATATAGTTTCGGACCGTGTCAACAGTTTCGGCGGCTGCTTTCCGGTGGAAGAGCATGAGAAGCTGGCAGCGCTCCTGATTGATTCGCCGGTTCTGGTGGGGCATCGCAAAGATTCGCTTCCTATAGCCCGAAATTTCCATGCCGAGCGAACCGCGCGCGGTAACGCCAACTGGATAAAAGTCTATTTCTATTGGCTCAAGGATTCCGCCGACGGGGAAGAGATTCGGAAAAATATCGATGGCGGTATCTATAAAGAATGCTCCATCAGCTTCATTTTCGGTCTCCCGGAATGTTCCATCTGCGGAAATGATATGCGGGATTGCCGTCACCAGCCCTTCGCCGAATATGAAACCGGCGGTGTCAAAAAGGTCGCTCATTTCAACTACCGCAAGATTGAAAAAGTGTTGGAGACGTCATTGGTTTACCGCGGCTCGGTCGAGAATACATCGCTGACCAACGAGTTGGCATTTACAAAGCACGTCGCGGGAGAGCTCGAGAATCCAGACCGCCATAGACTGCAGCCGCTTCAGAAGCTCTGGGATATCACGAAAGTTCCTCCCGATGAGCGGTATCTGGCGCTGCCGGCATATGAGTCGCTCAAAGCGCATCTTTATAAGAGAAGTGGCGCATTAAGTGTGACTTATCCTGATGGCACGCCGCTTGACTCGGAGCTTCTGGTACAATTTCTCAACCGGTTGAAACTCCCCACCTCAGATTTTGCGGTCGAGGTCTCCCTTATCGGATATCGCGGCAAGGAGAGACAGTTGGCAGCCGATGTTGCTTCCTATCTGGTCGGCGGACATTCACCGGTGCGGCGTCTCGAGATGAAAGTATTCGATATCCTGGAGGAAGGGAGCGATAATGTTGCCTCAGAAGATGGGGCGCATCGTCGGAAACGGCTGGAGAGGTTATTTTCGCGGTTAACCGCGCTGCTGGCGCCGGCGACCGCAGTCAGTTACTCGGAGCTGTCGCAGGTAGTTGATAAAATAGCCACTCGCTGCGGAGTTGAAATCTATTCGGCGAACGGTTCAGAGCGATTTCTCTTCACGTACAGGCGAAGCGCCCGGTTCAAGGTTGCCGCATTGGAGCAGTTTTCTCGAGGTTTTCGCTACCGTCTGAGCGGAGTCTCTCAAGGTCAGACGTTGCCGGTAAATAATATTATCTGCTCCACTCATCGTTTGGCAATCGGCGACATCTGCGAAATAGAGACCGCCGGTGTAAACCTCAACGGTGATTCCATTGAGCTGAAACATCCCCGAATAACCGCCCTCGCGGCTGCCGGCAGCGGGCCGGATGAATTGCGCCTGATTGCATCTGAGAGCGAATTACGCCGCCGCTATACGGTCACCCCCATTTCCGGCAACAGAACTCTGATTGATTTCCGCCAGACAGATGGACCGCTTCTCCTCTCTCATTGCTCCCCCGACCAAGTTCAGCAGGGGGGATGGCTCTTGGCCGACAGATATGATAATAATTCCCGCTCCGTTACGGAATCAGGTCATAATGGGACTATTCTTTCGCGAGAGCGTTACGGCGAGGGGTACCGGTTTTCTCTGGAGGGGTATTTAAAAGGTAATTTCATCCTCCGGCCGGTCCGGATTAAAGGGATGCGGAAATTTCTATTTTACCGCCGGGAGGAGGGAAGGTGGGGTGATATCCGGAATGAAATCTGAAAGTGCTCGTTCATTGCTGCTGGTGTTCCTGAGCAAACCGCTTTTCAGTTTTGTGATGGCGCTTCTGGGGATGTCGGCCGCCTACTTCACCACCATCGGAAATATCAAAGTAGCCCTGGCGGAAAAAGCGGAGATAGTCCTGGTGGAGGCGATCGATAAGAGGCTGGAACGGCTGGAGGTTTTAATCGCGGAGGGGACTATCAGGAAAGATGAATTCTATCAATTCAAAGCCGACATCACTTCGCGCCTTACCCGGATTGAATTCTATCTGTCGGAACAAAGGAGAGAAAGGTGAAAGAAGTTATAATCGAGAGCGGGAAATTGAAGAAGCTGGCGGCGGATATCTTATCGGAGTCGCTTTCCGAACTCAATCTTGATACGCTGGCGGAAGCGCTCTCGGCGGCCGCGGCGCAACTTGAAGAGACGGCGCAACTGCGCCAGGACTGCCGGCTTCTCAAAGAAGAATACCGCGCGCGGATTCTCGGCATGCTCAAAGCGATTATCGCCTGCAGACCGGATGATGATTCCGCCATTCTGGCGAGCCATCTGTCCGGCGATATCGAGCAGTTCTGCGCCGAGCAGCTTATCCGGCAGTACCACCGCGTCGCCGCCCGCTTCCGAAACTGTTTTCCCGCCAGTTTCCGATATCTCAATTTCGGCAGGGGAGCAGATTCCGGCAAGCGGTG belongs to Candidatus Zixiibacteriota bacterium and includes:
- a CDS encoding DinB family protein, which encodes MPFELEKSIEILQRTPGVLEVMLSGLSEEWTGVNEGGDSWSPYDIVGHFLHGERTDWIARMEIILSDMPDKRFTPFDRFAQFDESKGKSLEMLLAEFKEERKKSIRTLLSRKINEQMLAFEGIHPKFGKVTLRQLLSTWVAHDLAHLAQIARVMAKQYKEEVGPWIEFLPILTSK
- a CDS encoding DinB family protein gives rise to the protein MREIKLEFPSGYDQKTQAIVGLFAAQFDDMLRRLKKVVEELEVRHLEWQPAPGMNTVGMLLAHLALTEVWWINIAAREIPSRPDGQKILDELFGIPNFDDGLPLAAEGKHPEVLTGLTLSDYIRYLDIARQKVHSELRGWKDLQLQESFKMPDASITREWTLYHVLEHFASHYGQVQMLKHLMRNAGVLEKK
- a CDS encoding (4Fe-4S)-binding protein translates to MNDEERMKSGVSKEYRNDRIVVRWEPRLCIHTGNCLRGLPQVFNLSARPWISINAADADKIAEVVMTCPTGALTYERPDSAPSESKTEVVKITERPNGPLFVEGPVKIVAANGAVIKEGNRFSLCRCGHTQNRPFCDGSHKKINFRTTD
- a CDS encoding VOC family protein, which gives rise to MDDKINLPIAAETRIGHVHLKVSDLERSVRFYTEVLGFEVTARMGQSAAFLSAGGYHHQIGLNIWESQGGSPPPRGSTGLYHFAILLPSRKELTRAILRLQRHNWPIEGAADHGVSEAIYLRDPDENGIELYIDRPREEWPRGPKGDTILYTHPLDIDGLIAEYRETEKQ